The Eriocheir sinensis breed Jianghai 21 chromosome 21, ASM2467909v1, whole genome shotgun sequence genome includes a region encoding these proteins:
- the LOC127001456 gene encoding piggyBac transposable element-derived protein 3-like, which yields MDTEEILRLLEASEEEEEDEEEGDDWPTASLEATELFPHGTIITETDTEDESQVDEVESSSDAPSTSTAHLDDLAVHPSPNHASNQRRVVNRSDLFHRDSHFRKMFPADTDEAAITEPTVVSPVEYFSGYISEEIWNALTLETQKKHMSETGNPLALTVEEMKTFIGITFVMSVLKYPRQHMYWQKNFRIKLIADCMSRKKYELIRSNLRVVDNNLTTPAKKKMDKVWKIRPLLESVRGRCLELDRPCSVSVDEMMIPFTGRSKLKVFMPRKPTPNGLKMFALAAPDGMILDLEFYQGKEELIASVERTGLNLPHVEKMTLGEAGVLRFVKSVPQGTSFYFDRFFTTPRLLEIMDSLGMGATGTLKKNLVPNLSSLKTEKQLKKGGRGTVDSLVRDDNAFSVTVWYDSKPIFIASNEHGINPVSECKRWSKKDHKHVQVPRPRVVEAYNTNMGGVDVADQVLFYYRSKSRTAKFSVRTILHLFDLACGNSWLEYRHDCQKAGTKAMDSMMFKMQIAESLISGQLSCQPDDATDSESDEDHDRKRVLPLPSFPHRATHALHMPTSLPKYTERRRSCFRLE from the exons ATGG aTACGGAGGAGATACTACGCCTGCTTGAGgcctctgaggaggaggaggaggatgaagaggaaggtgatgaCTGGCCAACTGCTTCTCTTGAGGCCACTGAACTTTTTCCTCATGGAACAATAATTACTGAGACAGACACAGAAGATGAGTCGCAAGTGGATGAGGTCGAGTCTTCATCAGATGCTCCAAGCACAAGTACAGCACATCTTGATGATCTGGCAGTACATCCATCACCAAATCATGCATCAAATCAAAGGAGAGTGGTAAATAGATCAGACTTATTTCACAGAGATTCACATTTTAGGAAAATGTTTCCAGCAGATACTGATGAAGCTGCAATTACAGAGCCTACTGTTGTTTCTCCAGTTGAATATTTTTCAGGTTATATTTCTGAGGAAATATGGAATGCACTTACActggaaacacaaaaaaaacatatgtCAGAGACAGGCAACCCCTTAGCTTTGActgtggaggagatgaaaacaTTTATAGGCATAACATTTGTGATGTCTGTTCTTAAATATCCTAGACAGCATATGTATTGGCAGAAAAACTTCAGGATCAAACTGATTGCTGACTGCATGTCAAGGAAGAAGTATGAGTTAATTAGAAGCAATCTAAGGGTAGTTGACAATAACCTTACTActccagctaaaaaaaaaatggataaagtgTGGAAGATAAGACCTTTACTGGAGTCTGTGAGAGGCAGATGCTTAGAGTTAGACAGGCCATGCTCAGTAAGTGTAGATGAGATGATGATCCCATTTACAGGGCGTAGTAAGCTGAAAGTATTCATGCCCAGGAAACCCACTCCAAATGGATTGAAGATGTTTGCACTAGCTGCTCCTGATGGGATGATTTTAGATTTGGAATTCtatcaaggaaaagaggaactaaTTGCAAGTGTGGAGAGAACTGGGTTAAATTTACCCCATGTAGAGAAGATGACTTTGGGAGAGGCAGGGGTTTTGAGATTTGTAAAGTCAGTGCCACAAGGTACAAGTTTCTATTTTGATAGATTCTTTACCACTCCTAGACTACTTGAAATAATGGATTCCCTGGGCATGGGTGCTACTggtactttaaaaaaaaatctagtcCCAAATCTCAGTTCCCTTAAAACTGAGAAACAACtaaaaaaaggtggaagaggcACTGTGGACTCTCTTGTTAGAGATGATAATGCCTTTTCTGTAACAGTGTGGTATGACAGCAAGCCAATTTTCATTGCATCTAATGAACATGGAATTAACCCAGTGTCAGAGTGTAAACGCTGGTCAAAGAAAGACCACAAGCATGTGCAGGTACCCCGTCCCAGAGTAGTTGAGGCATACAACACAAATATGGGTGGGGTGGACGTTGCAGATCAAGTGCTGTTCTACTACCGCAGTAAGTCTCGTACTGCAAAGTTTTCAGTGAGAACAATTCTACATCTCTTTGACTTAGCTTGTGGAAATTCTTGGCTAGAATACAGACATGACTGCCAGAAAGCTGGTACAAAAGCCATGGACAGTATGATGTTTAAAATGCAGATTGCAGAATCTTTGATTAGTGGTCAGCTTAGCTGTCAACCTGATGATGCGACTGACTCTGAATCAGATGAGGATCATGACAGGAAACGTGTGCTGCCTCTGCCTAGCTTTCCACATCGTGCAACACATGCTTTGCATATGCCTACATCACTGCCAAAGTACACAGAGAGACGCAGGT CTTGCTTCAGGTTGGAATGA